DNA from Kitasatospora herbaricolor:
AGTCCGGCGAAGGGGTCGGCAACGAGCTGATCTACATCGTGGCGGCCGTCATCGGCGGCTGCCTGATCACCGGCGGCTACGGCTCGGTGGCCGGCTCGGCGCTCGGCGCGCTGATCTTCGGGATGACCAGCAAGGGCATCGTGTACGCCGAGTGGAACCCCGACTGGTTCAAGTTCTTCCTCGGTGCGATGCTGCTGCTGGCCGCCCTGCTGAACGCCTGGGTCCGCCGCCGGGTCGAACGGGGGACGAGCCGATGACCGGCCGTGAACTGCTGGCGCTGACCGCCGTGGGCAAGACCTACGGCTCCGTCCGCGCTCTCCAGGACGTCTCGCTGACCCTGCGCGAGGGCGAGATCAGCTGCGTGCTCGGCGACAACGGCGCCGGCAAGTCCACCCTGATCAAGATCATCGCCGGGCTGCACCAGCACGACGAGGGCAGCTACACCATCGCGGGGGAGGAGGTCCGCCTCGACTCCCCCCGGCAGGCCCTGGACCGCGGCATCGCCACCGTCTACCAGGACCTCGCCGTCGTCCCGCTGATGCCGGTGTGGCGCAACTTCTTCCTCGGCTCGGAGCTCGGCCGGTTCCGGCTGGACACCGCCGCGATGCGGGCCACCACCCGCGAGGCGCTGCTGCGGATGGGCATCGACCTGCACGACGTCGACCAGCCGATCGGCACCCTCTCCGGCGGCCAGCGCCAGTGCGTGGCGATCGCCCGCGCCGTCCACTTCGGTGCGAAGGTGCTGATCCTGGACGAGCCGACGGCCGCGCTGGGCGTCAAGCAGTCCGGGGTGGTGCTGAAATACGTGACGGCGGCCCGGGACGCCGGCCTCGGCGTCGTGCTGATCACCCACAACCCGCACCACGCCTACCTGGTCGGCGACCACTTCACCCTGCTCAAACGGGGCAGGACGGCCGGCAGCCACCCACGGGCCGAGATCGGCCTCGAACAGCTCACCACCGAGATGGCGGGCGGCTCCGACCTCGCGGAGCTCAGCCACGAGCTGGCCCGCACCGACCCGAAGGAGCGTCCGCCGCAGTGACCAGCCCCAACGGCCCCACCCGGCAGGCGGTCCTGCCCACCCTGCTCGGCCTCGGCCCGCGTGCCGAGCGCCGCCGCCGTGCCCTGCCGCCCGGCATCCTGCGCCTGCCCACCATCGGGATCGACATCGGCGGCACCAAGGTGGTCGCGGGCGTGGTGGACGGCGAGGGCAAGGTCCTGGAGAAGCTGCGCGCCGACACCCCCGACAAGACCAAGAGCGCCAAGGTGGTCGAGGACGTCATCGTCGACCTGGTGCTGCGGCTCGCCGACCGGCACGACGTGCACGCGGTGGGCATCGGCGCCGCCGGCTGGGTCGACGCCGAGCGCTCG
Protein-coding regions in this window:
- a CDS encoding ATP-binding cassette domain-containing protein, which produces MTGRELLALTAVGKTYGSVRALQDVSLTLREGEISCVLGDNGAGKSTLIKIIAGLHQHDEGSYTIAGEEVRLDSPRQALDRGIATVYQDLAVVPLMPVWRNFFLGSELGRFRLDTAAMRATTREALLRMGIDLHDVDQPIGTLSGGQRQCVAIARAVHFGAKVLILDEPTAALGVKQSGVVLKYVTAARDAGLGVVLITHNPHHAYLVGDHFTLLKRGRTAGSHPRAEIGLEQLTTEMAGGSDLAELSHELARTDPKERPPQ